The following is a genomic window from Lycorma delicatula isolate Av1 chromosome 6, ASM4794821v1, whole genome shotgun sequence.
ttttattaataaaaataaaacataattttgtattttttatttattttttgttgaatttatttttactaattcctGTTATTAACTATACGTTCTGATTATAACTGTTCAACTGTAGAACTAAATGTGcatttgtatgttattttaattatcagattCAAATAACAATTTACTACAGCTTCCAaattaatatgaatgaaattaactactaacattaaaaaatacatttaataatttagaaagttaatttaaatttgctCCCAGATCTTCAAGGAGCTGTAATATAAATGTAACTCCTTCATCAGTGGTTTTAGCTGACAACTTCCAGCACAGcaccaaatatttacattttagactttaatacacaattatatatatatatatattgcataattaatttttaaataaaaagaaagtagaaacatttataaacaaacattcacCTTCAACTAGATAGTATCAATTGACATATTTCTACGATTTAGCTCTACAATATATTcacaaaaattgtgaaaatttcttTGCAAGAACATTGCTTctagtaaaataatttctgataaatatAATAGGTATATTTATCAGGACTGCAAAACACCATTCATACTTTTCAATTTCATTCCACTGTCTGTGTAAACTTAAGTCTATGTCAAAGCTCAACACAGTCAAAAAAATCTTTGTgcaatgttaatttgttttaccatatcattaaaatttacaatgcaaaaatattaatgcatGAAAAGAATCTGCCAAAAATTGATAATGAATTTAATGATAGATTTTCAATTGCACAATTACCAatgttttaaatgcaaaaaatgaTTTAAGGCGATAGAAAACTTTGCACATATACATAGGTCAAGAAAATCCCAATGACTCATACAAGGAAAAAACGAAGAATCAGATGCTTAGCATTCCCTTTACATCAGTTTATCCCTAATCAACTGACAACGAGAACCATGCAAAAACATGTtgaataattgaatattaaacaTTAGTTCTggtatttctgtaattaattactATTCTGGTGATAACAAGCCTACACCAATTTAaaaccactaatttttttttttaagggggatgagatgaaatttaatttgtagcaTCTGTAAAAAACACAAATCTTCTAACCAGTATTTAAAGccagaaccttccagatgaaagtcAGACATGCTAATACACTCTGCCAAACATCGGCAGAATGCTGGTGACAATCTTCAATTgctagtaataatttattataaaaacttttttcttattaatattatgcaCGTATATTACATGTTATGAACATAATGGATGTAAGTAACCTGACATGATTCACAACCAAAAGTGACATCTTCAATGTCAATTAAAAGAATAGGCATCCTGTGCTAGGCTTACTagggaaaattaaaaagtgtttccCATAGCCTTCTTCGCCTAGCTGAATATACAGTTGCATTATCAGGATGCCAAGCCCACCAAAGTATAGATTATATTCATCTACAGAACACAAAACTCAGTTCACCATAAGGGACTGCTagtgtaatgtattatattataattaataatactgaaatcatggaaattgtaataataaaataagttattttggaGAAATACTGTACAGGTTGATAACGAATTGCAtggcaatctctcaggagatgatgGAAAAActacgaaaaaaattgtttatataaacataggtcagaaaccAGTTCATTAGAGAGTTTCAGCTCACGAAAcgtttagccctgctttctgctccctctgtgaaattaaaccatattaaaattcttggggtTCAAATCAAGGGGGAAATTTGGTGTTACCAGATCTCTaactcacttaggttttaagataaatggggtaaaacacgaaaatatTTTGTCAGAATATACACTTTTTTGGGTTTGGAATAACCTAACTTAGTTAATCTACcagtcaacaaataaaaatttcaagttaactttgaagataatttaattttgaaaaatctgatgtaaacatagtctgttaaaattaaatacaaatttgagaaCAGATctgaataatttacataaaaatgttaaaaattataaaaataattttgaaaaacatccTCCTAAaacgtattaatatatttttttcataggttggcaaaAACAGCTGATCAAGAATTACGTTAATGTCTagcattttaatattcatttgagcagtgtttttactgtttttatttggtCAGTCATTCTCAAAGggtcaagtaaataaaaatggattggctgctaAGTGTGAAAACCaagaaaattatccagatcgaagaGCGCTGGATCATAAAACATTTGTGGCTTTGGAAAAGCAACTTAGAaaaacaggtatgcttaaacaACAATTCAATGCTGGTCATGAATGTTATACGAGAAATGCCAACACAGAAGAACCAATAATGAATGTAGTATCTCCTAACTCAAGCTCAAGAAGGTTATCGCATTGCTTTCACTTTTTGCAGTCAAATATATGGCGAATGTTGCAGGAGCAACAATTATTACCCATTCCACGCAACACATGTACAAAAGTTATTTCCATTTGATTTTATTTCCAATCTGAAGGAACCCTTCAAAGATATTCCACTTGCAAATAGAGTGCAGATGTGGTTTTTCgtaacacatttagtaagcaatggattggTCAAAACGAACCAGTAAAACAGCCACCTGTATCTCCCAATACCAAACTTTTTCCTTTGAGTTTGGATGAGGTGATTGGTCTATTCTGCTCATATTGGCACAGAAGAAGAATTGAGAACATTGCATAATAGAagctgtgattttaatttttttccgttattgatcaagttttctatttgttttcatttccaTCATGTAGTTCaaacatagataaaaatttttctgtttaaaatcacaCCACTTTTACGATCtagtttgtatgttttgtttctaattcaagTTGAACTTCTCctctttgtatttaatttgaataaatgttaaaacattttaatagatatttacatcaattttctcggaattagattctctacaaagttaacaggaaatctttatttgtttattagtaaattaacaaagttattttattccaaacctaaaaaagtgtacaTTCAACAAAACATTTTCGTATTTTACtccgtttttattaaaacctaagtGAGGTAGAAGTCTTAGACCACtcttattcaatttcttagatcaaaaaccaaaagaaagcACTAGATTTACCCCCTTGATTTGTACCCAAAGAATTTTACTACGGTTTAATCATACCGTAAGGAAGCAGTAAGTAGGATTAACTGTTTCACAAGCCTTAACTTTTTAACGAacagttttctgacctatgtttatatgaatttttttcttatttttggcaaTGTAATCTTCTTCTGAGAGATTGTCGTACAATTTGGAATCACCTATACAtacaaattttgaagtaaatctgaaaaataaatctttgaacaaaacatgaaagtaaaaattgaagttaGCTGAACTGTTTCAATAACAGCAAACAAATTTTGACAATAAactaagtattattaatataatacaattacacAAAAATGACTGCCAATTAAAATCTACAGATCTAAATTTCACTTAGTCACTTAGTGCTAAAATACAAACCAGTTACTAATACTAAACTAAACTAGTAGTACTAAACTTTGATACTAATAATAGTTACTAGATACTAATAGTATCATCATATTGAGCCATTGGGTTATCATATTCCAGAAATAAAATTagctttatatgtaaaaaattatttttacttattcatttatttatatagtaataggCTGATGCCCAATAATAGTTATAATGATTATGAATTATGCAGTACGCCTTGCCTGACCAGACCAAAACTTGGAACCTCTaacagagatgctaccactctgccatggagatcatataataataaaacctatGCTAATGCGTGcataaaaacaaatagtaaaataagttaaGTAACAATAATTACCCTGAGTATTAGCAGCCTGTGAGGGCCCAGGTTTTGACATATCTATTCCCTCTTCATCATCATCCTCTTCAATTGTAACATCTTCAAcactattttcattatcattgtcGTTGATATCTTCTGAGTATTCAGTCTTTGGCTGCAACAGAGGCTCCATCTGTTCTACTTTGACAACTGCAGCACCATCAGATTTAGCCGATTCAGATGGAACATTTTTTCCTGAATCACTAGTTTTATTTGTGGTGGAGTTGGGGTTATTACCAGCAGCAGGAGTAGCTGCATCGCCAGTGACAGGCGTATTTGGAGTAGAGCTAGGAGGCTCGCTTGGAGAATTATGCATACTTTCTGAATGCAGTGCGGTGGGCATTTGGACTAGTTTTGCATCATCATTATGAATTGGCTGATTCGGTTTCCTTCGTTTTCTAACAACAGGAGAGACACTACCTTCTCGTGCTTTCAACGGACTACTCGGCGGTATATCAAGCACATGAGAAGGGATGTGAGGCACGGATTTACGCGGCTCCATCACGATACCGGAATGAGGTCGCGACTGTGGTGTGATCGCGGCGGGTACGGGTATTTGTTTTCGCAACTTTGGCAAACCATCACGCAGTTCTCCTACACCCCCACCAGCACCTCCACCACTATCTGTTAAACCTTTTATCTGCAATGACTCGGCAGCTTTTAAGAATGTACCTAACTGTTCTTGCGTAATGTTAACTTCACCTCTATACATGTAATCCAGCATTGCTTTCAATTCTGGAAATTTAACATCTCTCAATATAATGATTGGATGTTTGTCATAGTGTTGGCTTAGTAGAGACTGAAAAAGGAAACAAAACCAAAGAAAAACCATTAttagacatagaaaaaaaatataagtattttaagaACCATTAAAGgtgcttttatattaaataagaaaaaagtaacatatcttctttcaaaattaaaacaatgaattcAATCTCTCTTAAAAAATACTACAGGGTGCATGCCTTTTAAACAACTAAATTAACCCTCctcattataaatacaaatataaatttcttgtcATCTTAAGGTCCAAACACAATCAtagttaaaagatttataaaaaccagtaattgagtttttattaaatataatgaaggcaaagaaatattaatgtttttcaatgtGCAATCAGACATCAGGTAAAGTAAAgctttcttaaataaaagattctatccaaataatactttttaagagACTGGGCAATAATAGAAAAACTTTTCTggaataataattctaataataaaaatattaaaagaacaaaaattttaaattttcaataaaaagtctactttaattaataaaataagcagattcatgaaaattatattttaccataatggaggtaaaaaaaagctattaaacaaaaaaaaaaactatctttaaatTTGAATGCATAACCCTCTAGATATGAACACAAGCTTAAAAAAGCAATCAGGGTggtttttttctctgaaaattatattttgatatcttTTATGCCTGTATGTACTAAAAGGTGAGAAAAAacctcattaaaattattaattttaactttaaataaaaaaatatttttgagaaccATATTGCAAATAGAAATTGTTGAGgataaaaaacaaccaaaaatgtTTGTgagttttttacatattaaagtaaACCCTCACTCTAGCCAGCAAgagaaaaattttaccaaaattgtCCCATTCtgacttgaaattaattttttctggtaaatatcatttattaattaaaaaaatataagaacactatttcaaatttttaattattaatcacgTGTGTCtgtatattttggtttaattaatgAATGGTAATGGTGGCTACCCATGTTGATTTCCTCCAatctagtattttatatattctggTTTACaggtttttctatatatatatatatattttctaatttatataattacatacaaaagtgtattcaaatctgtaaattatgtaaacattttttttaattaattcaaatttaagtgAAGCACGTAATAACTTCAGTTATTTAGTTCTCTGAtttcatattctaaaaattaatagcaaaatattttttcctgaaaaccAACTTTAATCAGGATCTTACATAGCATTATTAAAAACCATTCTGGATAAATTTCACTGATTGTTAATTTCAAACCAATCTGCTATACAAGATTCAATTTAAATCAGACCTGGAGATTGATTTAGATCATTTCCCATATTTTAGACTGCATTCCGTTTATTaagcttaataattaaatacttcaatttacaaatatacaCCAATGTAGTTAGATGGGACACTACCGCAAATAAATTTCACAAGTCATATTCCTATCTTCTAATATATAAGGTTTGATACATtgggaaaatttcattttaatacacattttaaacttaacaaaCATTTTCAGAATATTACTCACCACAATTTTGAATatgtacttcaaaaaattaagcgacacaaaaaataacaaaatgtaactacataacaaaactaaacaaataaaatataacattcaaaGATGTCatgtactaatttattataatgagcAATGTCATTTCTCATTTTCACATCTATAATTTTGGTTAATCACTGAATTATCGATCAAAATATCTTGGTATTTTGACACACATAATAGATACTATATTACACTAAGGTGAACTGCAATGAATACACATTATATTTTGCAAGTAAAACTTATGCAACTTAAAtgtaaaaaggtgaaaaaataaaattgaattctacTCTGCTAATgacaaattaaatgatttaaatagaaTTACTGAATGAATATAAACTTGCAAACATCGCTGAACAATCATTAATGgttgaaagttaaatttaatgttaaaaatttagcattcaaaataattactaaaaaaaaaatctgatcgtTGTAAATGAACATCCTATGTTTGGGCAAGATTCACACATTATTCATTCATAATACATTCATTCTACTACgagataaaatagttaatattttttgtcaattcctataaatacagtaataaataatttttaacagttaataaaaaaattttaaaaacaaattcttactaactaaaataaaaatgttacatgttttTCAAGAATGATTCATTATGtggaactgaaaaataaacacaaaaacaacaacaatatggGAATTAATTTTACACGATGAAATAAAGGATTAAACAATGAGATACACAAACCAACACCCTCATTTGAAGAACTAAAGACACAGATTAAAATATCCAGAATTAATTCATGATTTTATGTATCtactctttttttaaactatgctgattattattttcactgtagTTGATGATTTTACCATAATATAGGAATGTAAAGgatttttcatgataaaaaacatttttttgaaagtatgacaataaaaaacaagaataatatgaGGTACCAGAATGTTATCACTTACTAACAAGTATTCTACTAACAATAAGTGTAACTTTTAGAATGCACAACAATATGATAACGTGATGTTAAACTAGTGACataattcaagaataaaaaaattgtaaatcaactacatgaatattttataattttgaaaggcaGATGAACATAAATATACCATAAACATAAAATGTAGGTTTATCACATATTAACAGATATCTTTACATGTGTACTAAATTGAAATCCAAAGACCTAAGTATGCACTAGGTTAAgtcaaatatgtaaaatttgtaacaataCTAACAGCATGAACTATTtgtacaaaatacaatta
Proteins encoded in this region:
- the LOC142327113 gene encoding uncharacterized protein LOC142327113 isoform X5, yielding MATDQHFCLRWNNHQSTLISVFDTLLESGTLVDCTLAADGQQLKAHKVVLSACSPYLESLLSQHYDKHPIIILRDVKFPELKAMLDYMYRGEVNITQEQLGTFLKAAESLQIKGLTDSGGGAGGGVGELRDGLPKLRKQIPVPAAITPQSRPHSGIVMEPRKSVPHIPSHVLDIPPSSPLKAREGSVSPVVRKRRKPNQPIHNDDAKLVQMPTALHSESMHNSPSEPPSSTPNTPVTGDAATPAAGNNPNSTTNKTSDSGKNVPSESAKSDGAAVVKVEQMEPLLQPKTEYSEDINDNDNENSVEDVTIEEDDDEEGIDMSKPGPSQAANTQGYGAWMEGDSSSEETGGNAAGNQHNSQGFAQWHVAPDGPVDETMIAAHQDSQAKSDAEHVSDNGPPFPCIKCGRLYYHKCNLKRHLRLECGVFPQFKCVFCTRMFKHRHHLTDHYRTHVPGSFY
- the LOC142327113 gene encoding uncharacterized protein LOC142327113 isoform X1; translation: MATDQHFCLRWNNHQSTLISVFDTLLESGTLVDCTLAADGQQLKAHKVVLSACSPYLESLLSQHYDKHPIIILRDVKFPELKAMLDYMYRGEVNITQEQLGTFLKAAESLQIKGLTDSGGGAGGGVGELRDGLPKLRKQIPVPAAITPQSRPHSGIVMEPRKSVPHIPSHVLDIPPSSPLKAREGSVSPVVRKRRKPNQPIHNDDAKLVQMPTALHSESMHNSPSEPPSSTPNTPVTGDAATPAAGNNPNSTTNKTSDSGKNVPSESAKSDGAAVVKVEQMEPLLQPKTEYSEDINDNDNENSVEDVTIEEDDDEEGIDMSKPGPSQAANTQGYGAWMEGDSSSEETGGNAAGNQHNSQGFAQWHVAPDGPVDETMIAAHQDSQGLSQVLRRPLVPSLKSMNEYMAALNTTITIPSVPASTPTIVCPTCNKCYSSQHTLRRHVRLECGKEPQFQCPYCPRKTKQRYNLMLHIARAHKTNVVMPSKK
- the LOC142327113 gene encoding uncharacterized protein LOC142327113 isoform X6, which codes for MATDQHFCLRWNNHQSTLISVFDTLLESGTLVDCTLAADGQQLKAHKVVLSACSPYLESLLSQHYDKHPIIILRDVKFPELKAMLDYMYRGEVNITQEQLGTFLKAAESLQIKGLTDSGGGAGGGVGELRDGLPKLRKQIPVPAAITPQSRPHSGIVMEPRKSVPHIPSHVLDIPPSSPLKAREGSVSPVVRKRRKPNQPIHNDDAKLVQMPTALHSESMHNSPSEPPSSTPNTPVTGDAATPAAGNNPNSTTNKTSDSGKNVPSESAKSDGAAVVKVEQMEPLLQPKTEYSEDINDNDNENSVEDVTIEEDDDEEGIDMSKPGPSQAANTQGYGAWMEGDSSSEETGGNAAGNQHNSQGFAQWHVAPDGPVDETMIAAHQDSQANELLLNDVYDRCNNCPNCGRIYLRPDSLSRHLRLECGKEPMFHCTYCSYRAKQKVNLKSHLARKHFNV
- the LOC142327113 gene encoding uncharacterized protein LOC142327113 isoform X3 — translated: MATDQHFCLRWNNHQSTLISVFDTLLESGTLVDCTLAADGQQLKAHKVVLSACSPYLESLLSQHYDKHPIIILRDVKFPELKAMLDYMYRGEVNITQEQLGTFLKAAESLQIKGLTDSGGGAGGGVGELRDGLPKLRKQIPVPAAITPQSRPHSGIVMEPRKSVPHIPSHVLDIPPSSPLKAREGSVSPVVRKRRKPNQPIHNDDAKLVQMPTALHSESMHNSPSEPPSSTPNTPVTGDAATPAAGNNPNSTTNKTSDSGKNVPSESAKSDGAAVVKVEQMEPLLQPKTEYSEDINDNDNENSVEDVTIEEDDDEEGIDMSKPGPSQAANTQGYGAWMEGDSSSEETGGNAAGNQHNSQGFAQWHVAPDGPVDETMIAAHQDSQESPAVDPLAIPGKYCCLLCNKTYLWKQSLTRHIREDRCDKGPQHLCPICGMNFKHTSRLVRHVPFCTQTKFEFITQNS
- the LOC142327113 gene encoding uncharacterized protein LOC142327113 isoform X2, which codes for MATDQHFCLRWNNHQSTLISVFDTLLESGTLVDCTLAADGQQLKAHKVVLSACSPYLESLLSQHYDKHPIIILRDVKFPELKAMLDYMYRGEVNITQEQLGTFLKAAESLQIKGLTDSGGGAGGGVGELRDGLPKLRKQIPVPAAITPQSRPHSGIVMEPRKSVPHIPSHVLDIPPSSPLKAREGSVSPVVRKRRKPNQPIHNDDAKLVQMPTALHSESMHNSPSEPPSSTPNTPVTGDAATPAAGNNPNSTTNKTSDSGKNVPSESAKSDGAAVVKVEQMEPLLQPKTEYSEDINDNDNENSVEDVTIEEDDDEEGIDMSKPGPSQAANTQGYGAWMEGDSSSEETGGNAAGNQHNSQGFAQWHVAPDGPVDETMIAAHQDSQGKITSPVPVIDLLKGVFNVRSQDESSDNCYTCPKCQKVYNHQKSLIRHCKFECGKTPQHSCPYCHYVTKYGFSLKKHIFLRHSGIDVL
- the LOC142327113 gene encoding uncharacterized protein LOC142327113 isoform X4, encoding MATDQHFCLRWNNHQSTLISVFDTLLESGTLVDCTLAADGQQLKAHKVVLSACSPYLESLLSQHYDKHPIIILRDVKFPELKAMLDYMYRGEVNITQEQLGTFLKAAESLQIKGLTDSGGGAGGGVGELRDGLPKLRKQIPVPAAITPQSRPHSGIVMEPRKSVPHIPSHVLDIPPSSPLKAREGSVSPVVRKRRKPNQPIHNDDAKLVQMPTALHSESMHNSPSEPPSSTPNTPVTGDAATPAAGNNPNSTTNKTSDSGKNVPSESAKSDGAAVVKVEQMEPLLQPKTEYSEDINDNDNENSVEDVTIEEDDDEEGIDMSKPGPSQAANTQGYGAWMEGDSSSEETGGNAAGNQHNSQGFAQWHVAPDGPVDETMIAAHQDSQGLTRSPTFYTQNNELMHMCIYCAKTYGSRKSLWNHKAYYCSKRPQYNCPICTFKGTSRNLKKHFQYAHPDRKLPF